From a single Artemia franciscana chromosome 9, ASM3288406v1, whole genome shotgun sequence genomic region:
- the LOC136031354 gene encoding uncharacterized protein LOC136031354 isoform X1, whose protein sequence is MILQVWMIWIVVVVHVKGHGRLLDPPQRSSMWRAGYKVPINYDDNGLFCGGMNNQWSINGGRCGECGDPYQQKRPRPNEEGGLYGTGTIGRTFIAGQVIVAKVELTQSHMGFFQFKLCKKETKEELTTQHCLDKNILQLENGSGNKYYVQDPRPGMHYPRIQLPKNLVCENCVLQWHYTAGNNWGDCDNGTFTTGCGPQETFVNCADIRILPKISKPDLKYHSFKNQINSKAKDN, encoded by the exons ATGATATTACAAGTTTGGATGATTTGGATAGTGGTGGTTGTTCATGTTAAGGGACATGGAAGATTGCTCGATCCGCCTCAAAGGTCGTCGATGTGGAGGGCCGGATATAAGGTCCCAATAAACTACGACGACAACGGACTTTTCTGTGGCGGAATGAAC AATCAATGGTCTATCAACGGTGGTCGATGTGGAGAATGTGGTGATCCCTACCAACAAAAACGACCAAGACCTAATGAAGAGGGAGGATTATACGGAACAGGCACCATAGGTAGAACCTTCATCGCTGGACAG GTGATAGTGGCAAAAGTGGAGCTGACCCAGAGTCACATGGGATTCTTCCAGTTCAAGTTATGCAAAAAGGAGACAAAGGAAGAGCTAACCACACAGCATTGTCTTGACAAGAATATTCTTCAACTAGAAAATGGTTCAGGAAACAAATATTACGTACAAGATCCTAGACCAGGAATGCATTATCCAAGAATTCAACTTCCCAAAAATCTAGTCTGTGAAAACTGTGTCCTTCAATGGCATTATACAGCAG gTAATAATTGGGGCGACTGTGACAACGGTACATTTACAACGGGTTGTGGTCCGCAAGAAACGTTCGTTAACTGTGCTGATATACGAATTCTACCTAAAATCAGCAAACCAGACCTCAAATATCACAGtttcaaaaaccaaattaaCAGCAAAGCAAAAGACAATTAA
- the LOC136031354 gene encoding uncharacterized protein LOC136031354 isoform X2, whose protein sequence is MILQVWMIWIVVVVHVKGHGRLLDPPQRSSMWRAGYKVPINYDDNGLFCGGMNVIVAKVELTQSHMGFFQFKLCKKETKEELTTQHCLDKNILQLENGSGNKYYVQDPRPGMHYPRIQLPKNLVCENCVLQWHYTAGNNWGDCDNGTFTTGCGPQETFVNCADIRILPKISKPDLKYHSFKNQINSKAKDN, encoded by the exons ATGATATTACAAGTTTGGATGATTTGGATAGTGGTGGTTGTTCATGTTAAGGGACATGGAAGATTGCTCGATCCGCCTCAAAGGTCGTCGATGTGGAGGGCCGGATATAAGGTCCCAATAAACTACGACGACAACGGACTTTTCTGTGGCGGAATGAAC GTGATAGTGGCAAAAGTGGAGCTGACCCAGAGTCACATGGGATTCTTCCAGTTCAAGTTATGCAAAAAGGAGACAAAGGAAGAGCTAACCACACAGCATTGTCTTGACAAGAATATTCTTCAACTAGAAAATGGTTCAGGAAACAAATATTACGTACAAGATCCTAGACCAGGAATGCATTATCCAAGAATTCAACTTCCCAAAAATCTAGTCTGTGAAAACTGTGTCCTTCAATGGCATTATACAGCAG gTAATAATTGGGGCGACTGTGACAACGGTACATTTACAACGGGTTGTGGTCCGCAAGAAACGTTCGTTAACTGTGCTGATATACGAATTCTACCTAAAATCAGCAAACCAGACCTCAAATATCACAGtttcaaaaaccaaattaaCAGCAAAGCAAAAGACAATTAA